Proteins encoded within one genomic window of Onychostoma macrolepis isolate SWU-2019 chromosome 11, ASM1243209v1, whole genome shotgun sequence:
- the hnrnpa1a gene encoding heterogeneous nuclear ribonucleoprotein A1a: protein MKTEEERVALQRLRTQSRSAVSHWETAMSKEQQTPREPEQLRKLFIGGLSFETTDESLRAHFEQWGTLTDCVVMRDPNTKRSRGFGFVTYSSVNEVDAAMDARPHKVDGRAVEPKRAVSREDSCKPGAHSTVKKMFVGGIKEDTDEEHLREYFGQFGKIDEVNIMTEKNSDKRRGFAFITFDDHDAVDRIVIQKYHTVNGHNCEVRKALSREEMNRVSMNQRGGGGGGGGGGGGGGGGGGNFGRGGGYGGGYGGGRGGYGGGDGYNGYGGNGGYGGGGPNYSGNRGYGGSGGGGGGYGNQGGGYGGGGGGGGYDNYNNGGGGNFGGGNFGGGGGYNDFGSYNNQSSSNYGPMKGGNYGGGGRSGGGPYGGGYGGGSGGGYGGGSGGRRF, encoded by the exons ATGAAAACCGAAGAAGAACGCGTCGCGCTGCAGCGGTTGCGCACACAGTCGAGGTCTGCTGTCAGTCACTGGGAGACCGCCATGTCCAAAGAG CAACAGACCCCCCGTGAGCCTGAGCAGCTCCGAAAGCTCTTTATCGGGGGCCTCAGTTTTGAGACAACAGATGAGAGTCTAAGGGCCCACTTCGAGCAATGGGGAACTCTTACAGACTGTGTG GTGATGAGGGACCCCAACACAAAGAGGTCGAGGGGTTTTGGGTTTGTGACCTATAGTTCGGTGAATGAGGTGGATGCGGCGATGGATGCTCGTCCGCACAAAGTGGACGGAAGAGCTGTTGAACCCAAGAGAGCAGTGTCTAGAGAA GACTCTTGCAAACCAGGCGCTCACTccactgttaaaaaaatgtttgtggGCGGGATCAAAGAAGACACGGATGAGGAACATCTGCGCGAGTATTTCGGCCAGTTTGGTAAAATTGACGAGGTGAACATCATGACTGAGAAGAACAGTGATAAGAGGAGGGGCTTCGCCTTCATAACATTTGATGACCATGACGCTGTTGACAGGATTGTCA TACAGAAATACCACACAGTGAATGGACACAACTGTGAAGTCAGGAAAGCTCTCTCCAGAGAGGAAATGAACAGGGTGTCAATGAATCAACGAG gaggaggaggaggaggaggaggaggcggTGGGggaggtggtggtggtggtggaaaCTTTGGCAGAGGTGGAGGATATGGAG GTGGATATGGAGGAGGAAGAGGTGGTTACGGTGGAGGCGATGGATATAATGGCTACGGAGGGAATG GTGGCTATGGTGGAGGCGGACCTAATTACAGTGGCAACCGTGGTTATGGAGGAAGCGGCGGAGGTGGTGGCGGATACGGAAACCAGGGTGGAGGCTACGGTGGCGGCGGCGGTGGTGGCGGCTATGATAACTACAACAATGGTGGTGGAGGCAACTTTGGAGGAG GCAACTTTGGAGGTGGCGGAGGCTACAACGACTTTGGCAGCTACAACAATCAATCTTCCTCTAACTACGGCCCAATGAAGGGAGGAAACTACGGAGGTGGTGGAAGGAGCGGTGGTGGCCCATATGGCG GTGGTTATGGAGGAGGCTCTGGTGGTGGTTATGGAGGAGGCTCTGGTGGGCGGAGGTTTTAG